Proteins from one Mus pahari chromosome 10, PAHARI_EIJ_v1.1, whole genome shotgun sequence genomic window:
- the Amotl2 gene encoding angiomotin-like protein 2 isoform X1, which produces MEGALRPGACWPLSRQVCASQRSMRTLEDSSGTVLHRLIQEQLRYGNLTETRTLLAIQQQALRGGAGAGGTGSPQASLETGAPEDSQVLQQATRQEPQGQEHQGGETHLAESRLYRLCPQPSKGEELPTYEEAKAHSQYYAAQQAGSRPHVGERDPRGGVSGGSRRQDEALRELRHGHVRSLSERLLQLSLERNGARVPSHMSSSHSFPQLARSQQGPQARGPSAEGPEPRGPPPQYPHAVMAQETAAVTDPRYRPRSSPHFQHAEVRILQAQVPPVFLQQQQYQYLQQPQEHSPPLHPAALGHGPPSSFSPPAVEGPPSAQATLGSAHLAQMETVLRENARLQRDNERLQRELENMSEKAGRIEKLENEIQRLSEAHESLMRTSSKREALEKTMRNKMDGEMRRLQDFNRDLRERLESANRHLASKTQEAQAGSQDMVAKLLAQSYEQQQEQEKLEREMALLRGAIEDQRRRAELLEQALGNAQSRAARAEEELRKKQAYVEKVERLQQALGQLQAACEKREQLELRLRTRLEQELKALRAQQRQTGTLTGGGGSHGGSAELSALRLSEQLREKEEQILALEADMTKWEQKYLEERAMRQFAMDAAATAAAQRDTTLIRHSPQPSPSSSFNEGLLPGNHRHQEMESRLKVLHAQILEKDAVIKVLQQRSRKDPGKATQGTLRPAKSVPSIFAAAVGTQGWQGLASSERQTDARPIGDQVPAEEPPATAPLPAHTKHGSRDGSTQTDGPADSTSACLALEPESLPGCNSSQRTPSLDSVAATRVQDLSDMVEILI; this is translated from the exons ATGGAGG GTGCTCTGAGACCAGGTGCCTGCTGGCCATTGTCTAGGCAGGTGTGTGCAAGCCAGAGAAGCATGAGGACACTGGAAGACTCCTCAGGGACAGTCCTGCACCGCCTCATCCAGGAGCAGCTGCGCTACGGCAACCTGACAGAGACTCGCACTCTGCTGGCTATCCAGCAGCAGGCCCTGCGGGGTGGGGCCGGAGCAGGGGGCACGGGGAGCCCCCAGGCCTCCCTGGAGACCGGAGCACCCGAGGACAGTCAGGTGCTACAGCAGGCCACCAGGCAGGAGCCCCAGGGCCAGGAGCATCAGGGTGGAGAGACACACCTGGCAGAGAGCAGGCTGTACCGGCTGTGCCCACAGCCCAGCAAGGGAGAAGAGCTGCCCACCTATGAGGAGGCCAAAGCCCATTCGCAGTACTACGCAGCGCAGCAGGCGGGGTCCCGGCCGCATGTTGGGGAGCGGGATCCTAGAGGAGGGGTGTCGGGAGGCAGCCGACGACAGGATGAAGCTCTGCGAGAGCTGAGGCACGGCCATGTGCGCTCCTTGAGTGAACGGCTTCTGCAGCTGTCCCTGGAAAGAAACGGTGCTCGGGTCCCCAGCCACATGAGCTCTTCCCACAGCTTCCCTCAGCTGGCCCGCAGCCAGCAGGGTCCCCAAGCCCGTGGGCCCTCAGCTGAGGGCCCAGAGCCCCGCGGGCCACCACCTCAGTACCCACATGCTGTAATGGCTCAGGAGACTGCGGCTGTCACTGACCCAAGATACCGTCCCCGAAGCAGCCCACACTTCCAGCATGCTGAAGTCAG GATCCTGCAGGCCCAGGTACCACCGGTgttcctccagcagcagcagtacCAGTACCTGCAGCAGCCCCAGGAGCACTCTCCACCCCTCCATCCGGCAGCTCTGGGCCATGGTCCCCCAAGCTCCTTCAGTCCACCTGCAGTGGAGGGACCACCCAGTgcccaggccaccttgggcagTGCCCACCTGGCCCAGATGGAGACTGTACTGAGGGAGAACGCCAGGCTGCAGAGGGACAACGAGAGATTGCAGAGAGAGCTGGAGAACATGTCGGAGAAGGCTGGCCGCATAGAAAAG CTGGAAAATGAAATCCAGCGGCTCTCTGAGGCCCATGAGAGCCTGATGAGGACCTCTTCCAAGCGTGAGGCCCTGGAGAAGACCATGAGGAACAAGATGGATGGTGAGATGAGACGGTTGCAGGACTTCAACCGAGACCTTAGAG AGAGATTGGAATCGGCAAACCGCCACCTGGCAAGCAAGACCCAGGAAGCCCAGGCGGGCAGTCAGGACATGGTGGCGAAGCTGCTTGCTCAGA GCTATGAGCAGCAACAGGAACAGGAGAAACTGGAGCGGGAGATGGCACTGCTGCGTGGCGCCATCGAGGACCAGCGGCGACGTGCTGAATTGCTGGAGCAGGCTCTGGGCAATGCACAAAGCCGTGCCGCCCGGGCTGAAGAGGAGCTACGCAAGAAACAGGCCTATGTGGAGAAGGTGGAGCGGCTGCAGCAGGCACTGGGGCAGTTGCAGGCTGCCTGTGAAAAGCGGGAGCAGCTGGAGCTGCGTCTGCGCACGCGCCtggagcaggaactcaaagcctTGCGTGCACAGCAG aggcagacaggcaccctcacaggtggtggtggcagccaTGGTGGGTCTGCCGAGCTCAGTGCCCTGCGACTGTCAGAACagctgagggagaaggaggaacagaTCCTGGCTCTAGAGGCGGACATGACCAAGTGGGAACAGAAGTATTTGGAAGAGCGGGCCATGAGGCAGTTCGCCATGGACGCAGCTGCCACGGCGGCTGCCCAGCGCGATACCACTCTCATCCGGCACTCCCCCCAGCCCTCGCCCAGCAGCAGTTTCAATGAGGGCCTGCTGCCAGGCAACCACAGGCACCAGGAGATGGAGAGCAG GTTGAAGGTGCTCCATGCACAGATCCTAGAGAAGGATGCGGTGATCAAGGTCCTTCAGCAGCGCTCCAGGAAAGACCCTGGCAAGGCCACCCAGGGCACCCTACGGCCTGCCAAGTCGGTGCCGTCCATCTTCGCGGCTGCAGTGGGGACTCAGGGCTGGCAAGGACTCGCATCCAGCGAGCGACAAACTGATGCACGGCCAATAGGAG ACCAGGTCCCAGCAGAGGAGCCTCCGGCCACAGCTCCTCTCCCTGCCCACACCAAACATGGGAGCAGAGACGGGAGCACCCAGACAGATGGCCCTGCAGACAGCACCTCTGCCTGCTTGGCCTTAGAACCCGAGAGCCTCCCGGGGTGCAACAGTAGCCAAAGGACACCCTCTCTGG ACTCTGTAGCAGCAACCAGAGTGCAGGATCTGTCAGACATGGTGGAAATACTGATCTGA
- the Amotl2 gene encoding angiomotin-like protein 2 isoform X2: protein MRTLEDSSGTVLHRLIQEQLRYGNLTETRTLLAIQQQALRGGAGAGGTGSPQASLETGAPEDSQVLQQATRQEPQGQEHQGGETHLAESRLYRLCPQPSKGEELPTYEEAKAHSQYYAAQQAGSRPHVGERDPRGGVSGGSRRQDEALRELRHGHVRSLSERLLQLSLERNGARVPSHMSSSHSFPQLARSQQGPQARGPSAEGPEPRGPPPQYPHAVMAQETAAVTDPRYRPRSSPHFQHAEVRILQAQVPPVFLQQQQYQYLQQPQEHSPPLHPAALGHGPPSSFSPPAVEGPPSAQATLGSAHLAQMETVLRENARLQRDNERLQRELENMSEKAGRIEKLENEIQRLSEAHESLMRTSSKREALEKTMRNKMDGEMRRLQDFNRDLRERLESANRHLASKTQEAQAGSQDMVAKLLAQSYEQQQEQEKLEREMALLRGAIEDQRRRAELLEQALGNAQSRAARAEEELRKKQAYVEKVERLQQALGQLQAACEKREQLELRLRTRLEQELKALRAQQRQTGTLTGGGGSHGGSAELSALRLSEQLREKEEQILALEADMTKWEQKYLEERAMRQFAMDAAATAAAQRDTTLIRHSPQPSPSSSFNEGLLPGNHRHQEMESRLKVLHAQILEKDAVIKVLQQRSRKDPGKATQGTLRPAKSVPSIFAAAVGTQGWQGLASSERQTDARPIGDQVPAEEPPATAPLPAHTKHGSRDGSTQTDGPADSTSACLALEPESLPGCNSSQRTPSLDSVAATRVQDLSDMVEILI from the exons ATGAGGACACTGGAAGACTCCTCAGGGACAGTCCTGCACCGCCTCATCCAGGAGCAGCTGCGCTACGGCAACCTGACAGAGACTCGCACTCTGCTGGCTATCCAGCAGCAGGCCCTGCGGGGTGGGGCCGGAGCAGGGGGCACGGGGAGCCCCCAGGCCTCCCTGGAGACCGGAGCACCCGAGGACAGTCAGGTGCTACAGCAGGCCACCAGGCAGGAGCCCCAGGGCCAGGAGCATCAGGGTGGAGAGACACACCTGGCAGAGAGCAGGCTGTACCGGCTGTGCCCACAGCCCAGCAAGGGAGAAGAGCTGCCCACCTATGAGGAGGCCAAAGCCCATTCGCAGTACTACGCAGCGCAGCAGGCGGGGTCCCGGCCGCATGTTGGGGAGCGGGATCCTAGAGGAGGGGTGTCGGGAGGCAGCCGACGACAGGATGAAGCTCTGCGAGAGCTGAGGCACGGCCATGTGCGCTCCTTGAGTGAACGGCTTCTGCAGCTGTCCCTGGAAAGAAACGGTGCTCGGGTCCCCAGCCACATGAGCTCTTCCCACAGCTTCCCTCAGCTGGCCCGCAGCCAGCAGGGTCCCCAAGCCCGTGGGCCCTCAGCTGAGGGCCCAGAGCCCCGCGGGCCACCACCTCAGTACCCACATGCTGTAATGGCTCAGGAGACTGCGGCTGTCACTGACCCAAGATACCGTCCCCGAAGCAGCCCACACTTCCAGCATGCTGAAGTCAG GATCCTGCAGGCCCAGGTACCACCGGTgttcctccagcagcagcagtacCAGTACCTGCAGCAGCCCCAGGAGCACTCTCCACCCCTCCATCCGGCAGCTCTGGGCCATGGTCCCCCAAGCTCCTTCAGTCCACCTGCAGTGGAGGGACCACCCAGTgcccaggccaccttgggcagTGCCCACCTGGCCCAGATGGAGACTGTACTGAGGGAGAACGCCAGGCTGCAGAGGGACAACGAGAGATTGCAGAGAGAGCTGGAGAACATGTCGGAGAAGGCTGGCCGCATAGAAAAG CTGGAAAATGAAATCCAGCGGCTCTCTGAGGCCCATGAGAGCCTGATGAGGACCTCTTCCAAGCGTGAGGCCCTGGAGAAGACCATGAGGAACAAGATGGATGGTGAGATGAGACGGTTGCAGGACTTCAACCGAGACCTTAGAG AGAGATTGGAATCGGCAAACCGCCACCTGGCAAGCAAGACCCAGGAAGCCCAGGCGGGCAGTCAGGACATGGTGGCGAAGCTGCTTGCTCAGA GCTATGAGCAGCAACAGGAACAGGAGAAACTGGAGCGGGAGATGGCACTGCTGCGTGGCGCCATCGAGGACCAGCGGCGACGTGCTGAATTGCTGGAGCAGGCTCTGGGCAATGCACAAAGCCGTGCCGCCCGGGCTGAAGAGGAGCTACGCAAGAAACAGGCCTATGTGGAGAAGGTGGAGCGGCTGCAGCAGGCACTGGGGCAGTTGCAGGCTGCCTGTGAAAAGCGGGAGCAGCTGGAGCTGCGTCTGCGCACGCGCCtggagcaggaactcaaagcctTGCGTGCACAGCAG aggcagacaggcaccctcacaggtggtggtggcagccaTGGTGGGTCTGCCGAGCTCAGTGCCCTGCGACTGTCAGAACagctgagggagaaggaggaacagaTCCTGGCTCTAGAGGCGGACATGACCAAGTGGGAACAGAAGTATTTGGAAGAGCGGGCCATGAGGCAGTTCGCCATGGACGCAGCTGCCACGGCGGCTGCCCAGCGCGATACCACTCTCATCCGGCACTCCCCCCAGCCCTCGCCCAGCAGCAGTTTCAATGAGGGCCTGCTGCCAGGCAACCACAGGCACCAGGAGATGGAGAGCAG GTTGAAGGTGCTCCATGCACAGATCCTAGAGAAGGATGCGGTGATCAAGGTCCTTCAGCAGCGCTCCAGGAAAGACCCTGGCAAGGCCACCCAGGGCACCCTACGGCCTGCCAAGTCGGTGCCGTCCATCTTCGCGGCTGCAGTGGGGACTCAGGGCTGGCAAGGACTCGCATCCAGCGAGCGACAAACTGATGCACGGCCAATAGGAG ACCAGGTCCCAGCAGAGGAGCCTCCGGCCACAGCTCCTCTCCCTGCCCACACCAAACATGGGAGCAGAGACGGGAGCACCCAGACAGATGGCCCTGCAGACAGCACCTCTGCCTGCTTGGCCTTAGAACCCGAGAGCCTCCCGGGGTGCAACAGTAGCCAAAGGACACCCTCTCTGG ACTCTGTAGCAGCAACCAGAGTGCAGGATCTGTCAGACATGGTGGAAATACTGATCTGA